In Caloramator mitchellensis, one DNA window encodes the following:
- a CDS encoding CdaR family protein, whose protein sequence is MVRKNKQEIIYMILSVFIALILWVYVMGEQNPTQARLIEGIPVYFINLDALEQNNLTILPNQKFTVNLQISGRAMDVYKVKAEDFRVEADMSGFLKKGYNNIPVEVKTVPKGVKVVYDKGNPYIRVKVDGLIEKTVPVNSIIAGNLKEGYAYSMPVLKPNEILIRGPETYVFKASNALVNIDVTNRDNDLSASLPIKIVDSYGDNVQYINYEPKYVDVSLPIKKSKDVDVIIRTKGELPDSKILNYISSKTPKITILGDESLIDRINSIETEPIDLSKIYTSIFKEVPLIIPEGIYTKENKKSITVDISVENKIEKNLTVDLILENGKDEFNYSLSKNSVILTIYGAESVVNSINSNDISAIIDVAEKEEGEITLPIKINLPRDIKLKKISQETVLVKITKK, encoded by the coding sequence ATGGTTAGGAAAAACAAACAAGAAATAATTTATATGATTTTAAGCGTATTTATCGCACTTATATTATGGGTATATGTTATGGGCGAGCAAAATCCAACTCAAGCAAGACTTATTGAAGGAATACCTGTATATTTTATAAATTTGGATGCATTAGAACAAAACAATCTTACAATATTACCAAATCAGAAGTTTACGGTTAATCTTCAAATTTCAGGAAGAGCAATGGATGTATATAAAGTTAAAGCGGAAGATTTTAGAGTTGAAGCAGATATGAGCGGATTCCTTAAAAAGGGCTACAATAATATTCCTGTTGAAGTAAAGACGGTTCCAAAGGGGGTAAAAGTGGTTTACGATAAGGGTAATCCTTACATTAGAGTTAAAGTTGATGGATTGATAGAAAAAACTGTTCCAGTAAATTCGATAATTGCGGGCAATCTAAAGGAAGGATATGCATATTCAATGCCTGTATTAAAGCCAAATGAAATTTTAATAAGAGGTCCTGAAACATATGTTTTTAAAGCTTCAAATGCTCTTGTTAATATAGATGTTACTAACAGGGATAATGATTTGTCAGCTTCTTTGCCAATTAAAATTGTGGATAGCTATGGGGATAATGTTCAATATATAAATTATGAGCCAAAGTATGTAGATGTTAGTCTACCTATAAAAAAATCCAAAGATGTTGATGTTATTATAAGGACAAAGGGTGAATTACCTGATAGTAAAATATTAAACTATATTAGTTCTAAAACTCCTAAAATTACAATTCTTGGTGATGAAAGTTTAATAGACAGAATTAATTCTATAGAAACAGAACCAATTGATTTGAGTAAGATTTACACTTCGATTTTTAAAGAAGTTCCATTAATAATTCCAGAAGGAATATATACAAAAGAAAACAAAAAAAGCATAACTGTTGATATATCTGTAGAAAATAAGATAGAAAAGAACTTGACAGTTGATTTAATATTAGAAAATGGAAAGGACGAATTTAATTATTCATTAAGCAAAAACAGTGTAATTTTAACAATTTATGGAGCTGAAAGCGTAGTAAATTCTATTAATTCAAATGACATTTCAGCTATTATAGATGTAGCAGAAAAGGAAGAGGGAGAAATTACACTGCCTATAAAAATAAATTTGCCAAGAGATATTAAATTGAAGAAAATTTCCCAAGAAACAGTATTAGTAAAGATAACAAAAAAATGA
- a CDS encoding NAD(P)/FAD-dependent oxidoreductase, with protein sequence MPVKVNNIRLSIDENIDILKNKAANIAKIKTGEIKNFKIIKESVDARRKGKIDFVYQVEFETDNDLQVVIKAKNKDVVLEDIQESLTIEYGKEKLNYRPVIIGTGPAGLFAGLVLAKNGYKPIIFERGAKVEDRDLHVKKFWEERNLNTESNIQFGEGGAGTYSDGKLTTRIKDKRCDFVLDEFVNCGAPEEIKFVSKPHIGTDILKIVVKNIRNKIIELGGEVHFNSKLTDINIKDGKIKSIVINDSTEIPVETVVLAIGHSARDTYEMMFNKGILISQKPFAIGVRIEHPQWMIDVNQYGKFAGHPRLKAADYRLTYTTKMGRPVYSFCMCPGGVVVAAASEENSVVTNGMSEFARDKENANSAIVVGINTSDFGSEHPLAGVEFQRKYEQLAFKVAGGNYNAPIQLVGDLFKDKRTTKLGEVNPSYPIGYEFVNLRECLPSFVVDSIKEALYDFDKKITNFARFDAILTGVETRTSSPIRIERNEDLESSNVTGLYPAGEGAGYAGGIISAAVDGIKVAEKIMQKYKPYER encoded by the coding sequence ATGCCAGTTAAAGTTAACAATATACGACTTTCTATTGACGAAAATATAGACATATTAAAAAACAAAGCAGCAAATATAGCTAAAATTAAAACAGGTGAAATAAAAAATTTCAAGATTATTAAGGAATCAGTAGACGCAAGAAGAAAAGGCAAAATTGACTTTGTCTATCAGGTGGAGTTTGAGACCGATAACGACTTGCAAGTAGTAATAAAGGCAAAAAACAAAGATGTTGTATTGGAAGATATACAGGAAAGTTTAACAATAGAGTATGGTAAAGAAAAACTAAACTATAGACCTGTTATTATTGGAACTGGTCCAGCAGGATTATTTGCTGGGCTTGTTCTTGCTAAGAATGGTTATAAACCAATAATATTTGAAAGAGGAGCAAAGGTTGAGGATAGGGATTTACATGTAAAAAAGTTCTGGGAAGAAAGAAATCTTAACACAGAGTCTAATATACAGTTCGGAGAAGGTGGAGCAGGGACATATTCTGATGGAAAGCTTACGACAAGAATAAAAGACAAAAGATGCGACTTTGTGTTAGATGAGTTTGTAAACTGTGGTGCACCGGAGGAAATAAAATTTGTTTCTAAACCTCATATAGGGACAGATATTTTGAAGATTGTAGTAAAAAATATAAGAAACAAGATTATTGAACTTGGAGGAGAAGTTCATTTCAATTCTAAACTTACTGATATAAATATAAAGGATGGAAAAATAAAGTCAATTGTCATAAATGATTCTACTGAAATACCAGTAGAGACTGTGGTTTTAGCAATTGGACATAGCGCAAGGGATACATATGAGATGATGTTTAACAAGGGGATTTTAATTTCCCAAAAACCATTTGCAATAGGAGTTAGAATTGAGCACCCACAATGGATGATAGATGTAAATCAATATGGAAAGTTTGCGGGGCATCCAAGGCTCAAGGCTGCAGATTATAGGCTCACATATACAACAAAAATGGGAAGACCTGTTTATTCCTTCTGCATGTGCCCGGGTGGAGTGGTTGTAGCAGCTGCATCTGAAGAAAATTCGGTTGTAACAAATGGCATGAGCGAGTTTGCAAGGGATAAAGAAAATGCTAACAGTGCGATAGTTGTTGGAATAAACACTTCAGATTTTGGTTCTGAACATCCTCTTGCTGGAGTAGAGTTTCAAAGAAAATATGAACAACTTGCATTTAAAGTTGCTGGTGGTAATTATAATGCTCCAATCCAGCTTGTTGGGGATTTGTTTAAGGATAAAAGGACAACAAAATTAGGCGAGGTAAATCCAAGTTATCCAATTGGATATGAGTTTGTAAATTTAAGGGAATGTCTTCCTTCATTTGTTGTAGATTCAATCAAGGAAGCATTATATGACTTTGATAAAAAGATAACTAACTTTGCAAGATTTGATGCAATTTTAACTGGAGTTGAAACAAGAACTTCATCTCCGATAAGAATTGAAAGAAATGAAGACCTTGAAAGTTCTAATGTTACTGGACTTTATCCTGCTGGAGAAGGTGCAGGGTATGCTGGTGGAATTATTTCAGCCGCTGTTGATGGAATTAAAGTTGCGGAAAAAATAATGCAAAAATACAAGCCCTATGAAAGATAA